In the genome of Rhodoferax fermentans, one region contains:
- a CDS encoding DMT family transporter, producing the protein MSFWRSRQGGGILLIVVVTLLFSLGDAAARHITQLVPVLMLLWFRYAFQTIVTLVMRLPTQKASLFATPNPKFQALRGVLLLTTSFCSFYGLQHLPVGEFTAMVMLSPMVATAMAAITLKHHVAHLRWLLMAVGLAGVLLVVRPGGQVFGWALLFPLLLVTTYAWFQVLTSRLSNDENPYTTQFYTGLVGALATSPLLLWTWDTQALLNHWPWFLAVSVAASFGHLLLISAFNRASAVVLSPYLYTQIAFATLAGWVFFRHMPDGLAWVGIVVIAISGVGNALVSIRESAQQRQ; encoded by the coding sequence ATGAGTTTTTGGCGCAGCCGCCAGGGTGGCGGAATTTTGTTGATTGTGGTCGTCACACTGCTTTTTTCGCTGGGTGACGCCGCCGCGCGCCACATCACCCAGCTGGTGCCGGTATTGATGCTGTTGTGGTTCAGGTATGCCTTTCAAACCATCGTCACGCTGGTGATGCGTTTGCCAACACAAAAGGCCAGTCTGTTTGCCACCCCCAACCCGAAGTTCCAGGCGCTGCGCGGTGTGCTGCTGCTGACCACCAGTTTCTGCTCGTTTTATGGCCTGCAACATCTGCCGGTGGGTGAGTTCACCGCCATGGTCATGCTGTCACCGATGGTGGCCACGGCGATGGCGGCGATCACACTCAAACACCATGTGGCCCATCTGCGCTGGCTGCTGATGGCCGTGGGCCTGGCGGGTGTGCTGCTGGTGGTGCGCCCGGGCGGCCAGGTGTTTGGCTGGGCCTTGCTGTTCCCTCTGTTGCTGGTGACCACCTACGCCTGGTTCCAGGTGCTGACCAGCCGACTCAGCAACGACGAAAACCCCTACACCACCCAGTTTTACACCGGGCTGGTGGGCGCCCTGGCGACCAGCCCGCTGCTGTTATGGACCTGGGACACCCAGGCTTTGCTGAACCACTGGCCCTGGTTTTTGGCGGTGAGTGTGGCTGCCTCGTTTGGCCATCTGTTGCTGATCAGTGCCTTCAACCGCGCCAGCGCGGTGGTGCTGTCGCCCTACCTCTACACCCAGATCGCTTTTGCCACCCTGGCGGGTTGGGTGTTTTTCCGCCACATGCCTGATGGACTGGCCTGGGTTGGTATTGTGGTGATTGCGATCAGTGGTGTCGGCAATGCGCTGGTCTCGATCCGCGAGTCGGCCCAACAGCGACAATAG
- the recJ gene encoding single-stranded-DNA-specific exonuclease RecJ yields MKITVRDAPPRQIWALEKAGIHPLLAQLYAARGVLDPSELDAALTHLLPPTTMQGTAEAARLLADAMAQDKKLCIVADYDCDGATACAVAIRGLRLLGAQHVDYIVPDRVQDGYGLTPPISQRVKASGADVLITVDNGIASFDGVATARALGLQVLVTDHHLCASVDGQITLPDADVIVNPNQPGCGFESKSIAGVGVMFYVLLALRAELRTRGLLEGTGPRLDTLLPLVALGTVADVVKLDANNRRLVAQGLKRVRALAMPAGLASLFTAASRDAAAATTFDFGFALGPRINAAGRLSDMTLGIECLLTDDANRALELAKTLDNINRERREIEGNMREQALLVAESLFEEAAEAPPAICVFDPDFHEGVVGIVASRLKDKLHRPAFVFAPSGATGHGHELKGSGRSIPGFHLRDALDLVAKRHPGVLLRFGGHAMAAGCTIAEEHFEIFEQGLAQVAQEWLSAATLMRRIDTDGPLKPEYRRVDLVDALHHEVWGQGFAAPTFSEEVEVVSQRLVGEKHLQLKLKHRGDPVDGIWFGHTEPLPARVKLAFRLDADSWRGERKVRFLVEAAELL; encoded by the coding sequence ATGAAAATCACAGTCAGGGATGCACCACCGCGCCAGATCTGGGCGCTGGAAAAGGCGGGCATCCACCCGCTGCTGGCGCAGTTGTATGCGGCACGGGGTGTGCTCGACCCGTCCGAGCTGGACGCCGCCTTGACCCACCTGCTGCCCCCCACCACGATGCAAGGCACAGCCGAGGCCGCGCGCCTGCTGGCCGACGCCATGGCACAGGACAAAAAACTCTGCATCGTTGCCGACTACGACTGCGACGGCGCCACCGCCTGCGCCGTCGCCATCCGTGGTCTGCGCCTGCTGGGCGCCCAACATGTGGACTACATCGTGCCGGATCGGGTGCAGGACGGCTACGGCCTGACCCCACCGATCTCCCAACGGGTCAAGGCCAGCGGCGCCGATGTGCTGATCACGGTCGACAACGGTATTGCCAGTTTTGACGGCGTCGCCACCGCACGCGCCCTGGGCCTGCAGGTGCTGGTGACCGACCACCACCTGTGCGCCAGTGTGGATGGCCAGATCACCCTGCCCGACGCCGATGTGATCGTCAACCCGAACCAGCCCGGCTGCGGCTTTGAGAGCAAGTCCATCGCCGGAGTCGGTGTGATGTTTTATGTGCTGCTGGCTTTGCGCGCCGAGCTGCGCACACGCGGGCTGTTGGAAGGCACCGGCCCGCGCCTGGACACCCTGCTGCCGCTGGTGGCGCTGGGCACCGTGGCCGATGTGGTGAAACTCGACGCCAACAACCGCCGCCTTGTGGCCCAAGGCTTAAAACGGGTGCGAGCCCTTGCCATGCCTGCCGGTCTTGCTTCACTTTTTACAGCAGCCTCACGCGATGCGGCAGCCGCCACCACTTTTGACTTTGGCTTTGCGCTGGGGCCACGCATCAACGCCGCCGGGCGCCTGTCGGACATGACGCTGGGCATTGAATGCCTGCTCACCGACGACGCCAACCGCGCGCTGGAGCTCGCCAAGACCCTGGACAACATCAACCGCGAACGCCGCGAGATCGAGGGCAACATGCGCGAACAGGCGCTGCTGGTGGCCGAGTCGCTGTTTGAAGAGGCCGCCGAGGCACCACCCGCCATCTGCGTGTTTGACCCCGATTTCCACGAAGGGGTGGTGGGCATCGTGGCCTCGCGCCTCAAGGACAAGCTGCACCGCCCGGCCTTTGTGTTTGCGCCCAGTGGTGCGACTGGCCATGGGCATGAACTCAAAGGCTCAGGCCGCTCAATCCCGGGCTTTCACCTACGCGACGCGCTCGACCTGGTGGCCAAACGCCACCCCGGTGTGTTGCTGCGTTTTGGGGGACACGCGATGGCGGCAGGCTGCACCATTGCCGAGGAACATTTTGAAATTTTCGAACAGGGCCTGGCCCAGGTGGCGCAGGAGTGGCTCTCGGCCGCCACCCTGATGCGCCGCATCGACACCGACGGCCCGCTCAAACCCGAGTACCGCCGGGTGGACCTGGTCGATGCACTGCACCACGAGGTCTGGGGCCAGGGTTTTGCCGCACCGACCTTCAGTGAAGAGGTCGAGGTGGTGTCGCAACGCCTGGTGGGTGAAAAACACCTGCAACTCAAACTCAAACACCGTGGCGACCCGGTCGACGGCATCTGGTTTGGCCACACCGAACCACTGCCAGCCCGCGTCAAGCTGGCGTTCCGACTCGATGCCGACAGCTGGCGCGGTGAACGCAAGGTGCGTTTTCTGGTGGAGGCGGCTGAGTTGCTCTGA
- a CDS encoding 3',5'-nucleoside bisphosphate phosphatase: protein MSPTLNADLHCHSVISDGTLTPEELAQRAKDKGVELWALTDHDEIGGQTRAAAAAAALGLDYLTGVEISVSFLNQTVHIVGLGFDANNSALREGLAQTRGGRAQRARAMADDLARVGIHSSFEGALKYAGNHDLISRTHFARFMVETGVCKDTYEVFRKYLTEGKPGYVAHRWATLKEAVYWIRDAGGLAVIAHPARYKFSANEEFALFTEFKGFGGQGVEVVTGSHSAADSVTYTDVALEFALAASRGSDFHSPTESRTDLGELPTLPEQLTPIWTLLQHQIQKAPQGLMPT from the coding sequence ATGAGCCCCACCCTGAACGCTGACCTGCATTGCCATTCGGTGATCTCCGACGGTACCCTGACCCCCGAGGAGTTGGCCCAGCGTGCCAAGGACAAAGGGGTTGAACTGTGGGCGTTGACCGACCACGACGAGATCGGCGGGCAAACCCGGGCCGCCGCAGCAGCAGCTGCGCTGGGGCTGGACTACCTGACCGGCGTTGAAATCTCGGTGAGTTTTTTGAACCAGACGGTGCACATTGTGGGCCTGGGTTTTGATGCCAACAACAGCGCCTTGCGCGAGGGACTGGCACAAACCCGTGGTGGGCGTGCCCAGCGCGCGCGCGCCATGGCCGACGACTTGGCCCGGGTCGGCATCCACAGCAGCTTTGAAGGCGCCCTGAAATACGCCGGCAACCACGACCTGATTTCACGCACCCACTTTGCCCGTTTTATGGTGGAAACCGGTGTCTGCAAAGACACCTACGAGGTGTTTCGCAAATACCTGACCGAAGGCAAACCCGGTTATGTGGCCCACCGTTGGGCCACCCTCAAAGAGGCGGTCTACTGGATTCGGGATGCCGGTGGGCTGGCGGTGATCGCCCATCCTGCGCGTTACAAGTTCAGTGCCAACGAGGAATTTGCCCTGTTCACCGAGTTCAAGGGCTTTGGTGGCCAAGGGGTCGAGGTGGTCACCGGCAGCCATTCCGCCGCCGACAGCGTGACCTACACCGATGTGGCGCTGGAGTTCGCGTTGGCGGCCTCACGCGGCAGTGACTTTCACAGCCCGACTGAGAGCCGCACCGACCTGGGTGAGCTGCCCACCCTGCCCGAACAACTCACCCCGATCTGGACGCTGTTGCAGCACCAGATTCAAAAAGCCCCGCAAGGACTCATGCCTACATGA